The Lycium barbarum isolate Lr01 chromosome 9, ASM1917538v2, whole genome shotgun sequence genome has a segment encoding these proteins:
- the LOC132609740 gene encoding MND1-interacting protein 1-like, whose translation MGSKEKYTRTNRRPRSIKTDNNHHDHNTTNNNNTHNTLNCNSSDFTEIGVNPLNLETDLPQHEYPIKPGSGPGSSPGSGSVIDENGWGYCTEEQLEEILLQNLEILYSEAINKLIGLGYDEEVAMKAILKNGHCYGGMDVLTNILHNSLSYLNSGSSCSSSSSLEDSDHNCFVDLRQLEEYSLAGMVCLLQQVKPHLSKGDAMWCLLMSDLHVGRASVMEIPALSSGNGSVSSGNSTNVEGIGAGPVGVVPAMCRFHGGWGFGNSTANAFPLNRSFAFTSDSSNSQKEIECPKRFNLTPSMKTLLKRNVAAFTAGFRSNPKYMQNPSESGTQSGGDSQTSKSQDVVNSVVGKFQDLNLDENTQKGDGHVDQKDEMILGLIDQIKDLERQVKERKDWAHQKAMQAARKLSHDLTELKTLRMEKEDTQRLKKGKQAIEDTTMKRLSDMENALRKASGQVDRANLAVKKLETENAEIRAEMEASKLSASESVKTCMEAAKREKKCIKKLAVWEKQKKKLQEDIAAEKEKILDLKKQMVQVEAAQKDAEANWRQEQKAKEQASALVEEERRLKEAAEANNKRKLEALRLKIEIDFQRHKDDLQRLEQDLSRLRASTELQNQSANLVTGNNNGEQPHGGDIARMLRELDRFEDSSEKDNSDRECLICMKDEVSVVFLPCAHQVLCANCNDNYGKKGRAKCPCCRVPIEQRIRVFGATS comes from the exons ATGGGTTCTAAAGAAAAGTATACAAGAACAAATCGAAGACCAAGATCCATAAAAACTGATAATAATCATCATGATCAtaatactactaataataataatacccaTAATACCCTTAACTGTAATTCTTCAGATTTTACTGAAATTGGTGTTAATCCATTGAATCTTGAAACTGATTTACCTCAACATGAATACCCCATTAAGCCCGGGTCGGGTCCCGGgtcgagtcccgggtcgggttcTGTGATTGATGAGAATGGTTGGGGTTACTGTACTGAAGAACAACTAGAAGAAATCTTGTTACAAAATTTGGAGATTTTGTATAGTGAGGCTATAAATAAGTTAATTGGTTTAGGTTATGATGAAGAAGTGGCTATGAAAGCAATTTTAAAGAATGGTCATTGTTATGGTGGTATGGATGTGTTAACTAATATATTGCATAACTCGTTGTCGTATTTAAATAGCGGGAGTAGTTGTTCGTCGAGTAGTAGTTTGGAGGATTCGGATCATAACTGTTTTGTTGATTTGAGGCAGTTGGAAGAGTATTCGTTGGCGGGTATGGTTtgtttgttgcaacaagttaagcCACATTTGAGTAAAGGTGATGCTATGTGGTGTTTGTTAATGAGCGATCTTCACGTGGGTCGGGCTAGTGTTATGGAAATTCCCGCTCTTTCGTCTGGTAATGGGTCGGTGAGTAGTGGTAATAGTACTAATGTGGAGGGTATCGGTGCGGGGCCTGTTGGGGTTGTGCCCGCAATGTGTAGGTTTCATGGTGGGTGGGGTTTTGGGAATAGTACTGCAAACGCGTTTCCGTTGAATAGGTCGTTTGCGTTTACCTCAGATTCTTCTAATTCGCAGAAAGAGATCGAGTGTCCTAAGAGATTTAATCTTACCCCATCGATGAAAACTTTGCTTAAGAGGAATGTAGCTGCATTTACTGCAGGATTTAGGTCAAACCCGAAATATATGCAAAACCCTAGTGAAAGTGGAACCCAGTCTGGTGGTGACTCACAAACGTCGAAAAGCCAAGACGTGGTTAACTCTGTGGTGGGTAAATTTCAAGATTTGAATCTGGATGAGAATACACAGAAGGGTGACGGACACGTGGACCAAAAAGACGAAATGATTCTTGGTTTGATCGATCAGATAAAAGATCTCGAGAGACAGGTTAAGGAACGGAAAGATTGGGCCCATCAAAAAGCGATGCAAGCAGCCCGGAAACTCAGCCACGACTTGACCGAACTCAAGACGTTACGGATGGAAAAGGAAGATACGCAAAGGCTAAAAAAGGGTAAACAGGCAATAGAAGATACTACCATGAAGAGGCTATCAGATATGGAAAATGCATTAAGAAAAGCAAGTGGACAAGTCGATCGTGCGAATTTGGCTGTGAAAAAACTCGAGACGGAGAACGCAGAGATAAGGGCTGAGATGGAGGCGTCCAAGTTAAGCGCTTCGGAATCTGTGAAAACGTGTATGGAGGCTGCGAAGAGGGAGAAGAAGTGCATTAAGAAGCTTGCTGTTTGGGAGAAACAGAAGAAAAAGCTACAGGAGGATATCGCAGCGGAGAAAGAAAAGATTTTGGATTTGAAAAAGCAGATGGTTCAGGTAGAAGCAGCTCAAAAGGACGCTGAG GCGAATTGGAGGCAGGAACAGAAGGCAAAGGAGCAAGCCTCAGCACTAGTAGAGGAAGAACGACGTCTCAAAGAAGCAGCCGAggctaataacaaaagaaagctCGAGGCGTTGCGCCTGAAGATAGAAATCGACTTCCAGCGGCATAAGGATGATCTCCAACGGCTTGAACAGGATCTTTCTCGGCTTAGAGCATCTACCGAGCTGCAGAATCAGTCTGCTAATTTAGTAACAG GTAACAATAACGGGGAACAGCCCCACGGAGGAGATATTGCAAGGATGTTACGTGAGTTAGACAGATTCGAGGATTCTTCTGAGAAGGATAATTCCGATAGGGAATGTCTAATATGCATGAAGGATGAAGTTTCTGTTGTGTTCCTGCCTTGTGCTCATCAAGTTCTGTGTGCCAACTGCAACGACAACTATGGGAAGAAGGGAAGAGCTAAATGTCCGTGTTGCCGGGTTCCAATTGAACAGAGGATCCGGGTCTTTGGCGCAACTTCATAG